A genomic window from Scophthalmus maximus strain ysfricsl-2021 chromosome 17, ASM2237912v1, whole genome shotgun sequence includes:
- the adgrl1a gene encoding adhesion G protein-coupled receptor L1 isoform X1, protein MALAVWILFTFAVAFSNITPSTQALSRSMMPFGLMRRELACEGYPIELRCPGSDVIMIETANYGRTDDKICDADPFQMENVQCYLPDAFKIMSQRCNNRTQCVVVAGSDVFPDPCPGTYKYLEIQYECVPYKVDQKVFVCPGTLLRVQAASSLQEAEHQAGAWCKDPLQSGDRLYVMPWTPYRTDMLYEYASWEDFKKSRATTTYKLPNRVDGTGFVVYDGAVFYNKERTRNIVKYDLRTRIKSGEAIITNANYHDTSPYRWGGKSDIDLAVDENGLWVIYATESNNGRLVVSQVNPYTLRFEGTWETSFDKRVASNAFMACGVLYAVRSVYQDDDSEAGGDLVMYAYNTNHAREEPVNIPFPNPYQYISSVDYNPRDNQLYVWNNYNVLRYPLEFGPPDPTTGPLTTTQVATTLPARPFTSSASPSTARPLAPTSRPIGSINKHPDLRPITATVPVTRRPPQPPPEGPEPHVCEAKLVRGVQWPTTQRGETVDRPCPKGSLGIASFQCLADQVMWNPRGPDLSNCTSPWVNQVAQKIKSGENAANIAGELVNHTRGRIQAGDVSSSVRLIEQLLDILDAQLQALRPGNKESAARNYNKLQKRERTCRAYIQAVVQTVDNLLRPEALESWQDMNSTEQAHTATMLLDVLEKGAFLLANNMYGNRFSDRAPSIDLEVHVLNTEMDLQDLSFPQNYASDSTIQLSASTIKQYSRNGQVKVVFVLYKNLGSFLSTENATVKMEVEGSSHDKKRLAVNSHVIAASINKESSRVFLTEPVVYTLKHLENENYYTPNCSFWNYSERSMTGQWSSQGCRLLDANNTHTTCSCSHLTNFAVLMAHHEPDYQGRMHELILFVITWVGIVISLVCLAICISTFCFLRGLQTDRNTIHKNLCINLFIAELLFLIGIDKTEYQIACPIFAGLLHFFFLAAFSWMCLEGVQLYLMLVEVFESEYSRKKYYYLCGYCFPALVVGISAAIDYRSYGTKKACWLRVDNYFIWSFIGPVSFVIMLNLIFLIITLHKMVRNSSALKPDSSRLDNIKSWALGAIALLFLLGLTWAFGLLFINENTVIMAYLFTTFNAFQGMFIFIFHCALQKKVHKEYSKCLRHSYCCSRTSTTSSHGSLKNSGLRANNRYYSGSQARHAAAHRQSRIRRMWNDTVRKQTESSFMAGDINSTPTLNRATMGNHLLTNPVLQTRTGTSPYNTLLAESFTPPSPGVFNSTGTFRDPKSTLSKARDPCGMETLPLNGNFNNSYSLRSGPGGVGGGSCDFLGGGGGESPPPLFNPRGQEALAGGGVRRNLSDAAAFEKMIISELVHNNLRGGGGAGDVGDRACGSLARGRPHGGVGRGTVGVGPEPSIGMDEDEDYLREGRQRTPQDVELLYKALEEPLLLQRAQSVLYQSDPEESESYTADLTESLGHSGHSGQSAGGQGGSRAPDSPARDSLYTSITNLRDSPYPDSSPEPLEVVPRSAQPPEELYYSSGRPALGSRGAPMQTFYQAPPRRPSGEGHQAQEPAHNEGDGQMQLVTSL, encoded by the exons TCTTTGTGTGTCCGGGGACACTGCTGCGGGTGCAGGCGGCCAGCTCTCTGCAGGAGGCAGAGCACCAGGCAGGGGCGTGGTGCAAGGACCCGCTGCAGTCTGGAGACCGTCTGTACGTCATGCCCTGGACCCCCTATCGCACCGACATGCTGTATGAGTATGCCTCCTGGGAAGACTTCAAAAAGAGCCGAGCCACCACCACCTACAA GTTGCCCAACAGAGTTGACGGCACAGGGTTTGTGGTGTATGATGGAGCAGTATTTTACAACAAGGAACGCACACGAAACATAGTCAAGTATGACCTACGAACGCGCATCAAGAGCGGCGAGGCCATTATCACAAATGCCAACTACCACGACACGTCGCCCTACCGCTGGGGAGGGAAGTCAGATATCGACCTAGCTGTGGATGAGAATGGCCTCTGGGTGATCTACGCCACAGAGTCCAACAACGGGAGACTGGTGGTCAGCCAG GTAAACCCTTACACCCTGCGCTTCGAAGGCACGTGGGAGACCAGCTTCGACAAAAGGGTGGCGTCCAACGCCTTCATGGCTTGCGGTGTGCTTTACGCAGTGCGGTCGGTGTATCAGGATGATGACAGTGAAGCAGGCGGCGATCTGGTGATGTATGCCTACAATACTAACCATGCCCGTGAGGAACCTGTCAACATCCCTTTCCCCAACCCATACCAGTATATTTCCTCCGTGGACTACAACCCTCGAGACAACCAGCTTTACGTCTGGAACAACTATAATGTGCTTCGTTACCCGCTGGAGTTTGGACCACCAGACCCCACCACAG GGCCTTTGACCACCACCCAAGTCGCCACCACTCTTCCAGCCAGGCCGTTCACCTCCAGTGCCAGCCCCTCCACTGCCCGCCCTCTGGCTCCCACGTCACGCCCAATTGGCTCCATCAACAAGCACCCTGATCttcgaccaatcacagccaCTGTGCCGGTCACCCGCCGGCCACCCCAACCTCCTCCTGAAGGCCCAGAACCCCATGTGTGTGAAGCGAAGCTGGTCCGTGGTGTCCAGTGGCCCaccacacagagaggagaaacagtCGACCGCCCATGTCCCAAAGGATCTCTAG GAATCGCTTCGTTCCAGTGCTTGGCGGACCAGGTCATGTGGAATCCGAGGGGGCCTGACCTGAGTAACTGCACCTCCCCGTGGGTCAACCAGGTGGCCCAGAAG ATAAAAAGCGGTGAGAATGCTGCCAACATAGCTGGAGAGCTGGTGAACCACACTCGGGGTCGGATCCAGGCTGGAGATGTCAGCTCGTCCGTGCGCCTCATTGAGCAGCTGCTGGACATACTGGATGCCCAGCTTCAGGCCCTGAGGCCTGGAAACAAGGAGTCGGCTGCACGGAACTACAACAAG CTCCAGAAGCGAGAGCGGACCTGTCGGGCCTACATCCAG GCGGTGGTGCAGACAGTAGACAACTTGCTGCGTCCCGAGGCTCTGGAGTCGTGGCAGGACATGAACAGCACGGAGCAGGCTCACACTGCCACCATGCTACTGGACGTCCTGGAAAAAGGAGCTTTCCTGCTGGCCAACAACATGTATGGGAATCGCTTTTCTGACCGAGCGCCCAGCATTG ACCTCGAGGTGCATGTTCTGAACACAGAGATGGATCTGCAGGACTTGTCCTTTCCACAGAACTACGCCAGTGACAGCACCATCCAGCTTTCGGCCTCAACTATCAAACAGTACAGTCGCAACG GACAAGTCAAGGTGGTGTTCGTTCTCTACAAAAACTTGGGATCCTTTCTGTCCACCGAGAATGCCACGGTGAAAATGGAAGTGGAGGGGTCAAGCCACGATAAGAAGAGACTGGCAGTCAACTCCCACGTAATCGCCGCCTCCATCAACAAAGAGTCCAGCAGAGTGTTTCTCACCGAGCCGGTGGTCTATACACTCAAACACCTAGAG AATGAGAACTATTACACTCCAAACTGCTCCTTCTGGAACTACTCTGAGCGCTCCATGACGGGGCAGTGGTCGTCGCAGGGCTGCAGGCTGCTCGAcgccaacaacacacacaccacctgctcctgcagccaCCTCACCAACTTCGCCGTGCTCATGGCTCACCACGAGCCCGAT TACCAGGGACGGATGCATGAACTGATCCTGTTTGTGATCACCTGGGTGGGGATTGTCATCTCCCTAGTGTGTCTCGCCATCTGCATCTCAACTTTCTGCTTCCTGCGGGGCCTGCAGACCGACCGCAACACCATCCACAAGAACCTCTGCATCAACCTCTTCATCGCCGAGCTGCTCTTCCTCATTGGCATCGACAAGACAGAATACCAA ATTGCATGTCCCATCTTTGCTGGCCTtctgcatttcttcttcttggctgCCTTCTCCTGGATGTGTCTGGAGGGTGTGCAACTCTACCTCATGCTGGTGGAGGTCTTTGAGAGCGAGTACTCCCGCAAAAAGTACTACTATCTGTGCGGCTACTGCTTCCCCGCACTGGTGGTGGGCATCTCCGCGGCCATAGACTACAGGAGCTATGGGACCAAGAAAGC ATGCTGGCTGCGAGTGGATAACTACTTCATCTGGAGCTTCATTGGACCCGTTTCCTTTGTTATCATG CTCAACCTCATTTTCCTCATAATCACTTTACACAAGATGGTTCGCAACTCCTCAGCACTCAAACCTGACTCCAGCCGCCTGGATAACATTAA GTCGTGGGCTCTGGGGGCCATTGCTCTGCTGTTCCTGCTGGGGCTGACATGGGCCTTTGGCCTGCTCTTTATCAATGAGAACACAGTGATCATGGCCTACCTCTTCACCACCTTCAACGCCTTCCAGGGCATGTTCATCTTTATCTTCCACTGTGCCCTGCAGAAGAAG gtCCATAAGGAGTACAGTAAGTGTCTGCGTCACTCCTACTGCTGCAGCCGCACCTCAACCACCAGCTCCCACGGCTCCCTGAAGAACTCGGGTCTGCGTGCCAACAACCGCTACTATAGCGGCAGCCAAGCTCGCCACGCAGCGGCCCACAGACAG AGTCGCATCCGCAGGATGTGGAACGACACGGTGCGGAAGCAGACAGAATCTTCTTTCATGGCAGGAGATATCAACAGCACCCCGACACTCAACCGCG caACGATGGGCAACCACCTTTTGACAAACCCAGTGTTACAGACTCGCACCGGTACCTCTCCTTACAACACTCTGCTGGCTGAGAGCTTCACCCCGCCCTCACCCGGTGTCTTCAACTCTACCG GAACCTTCCGTGATCCAA AGAGCACATTATCTAAGGCCCGCGACCCCTGTGGGATGGAAACCCTGCCCTTGAATGGTAACTTCAACAACAGCTACTCCCTGCGCAGCGGCCCAGGGGGCGTAGGCGGGGGCAGCTGTGACTTCCTAGGTGGTGGGGGTGGAGAGAGCCCCCCGCCCCTCTTCAATCCCCGTGGCCAGGAGGCCCTGGCTGGTGGAGGCGTCCGACGAAACCTCTCCGATGCCGCAGCCTTTGAGAAAATGATCATTTCGGAGCTCGTGCATAACAACctgagaggtggaggaggtgcaggTGATGTAGGGGACAGAGCGTGTGGCAGCCTGGCCAGGGGACGTCCTCACGGTGGAGTTGGTCGGGGGACAGTGGGGGTCGGGCCGGAGCCGTCCATTGGCATGGATGAAGACGAGGACTATCTGAGAGAGGGGCGGCAGCGCACTCCGCAGGATGTGGAGCTACTCTATAAAGCTCTGGAGGAGCCCCTGCTGTTGCAGCGTGCCCAGTCGGTCCTCTACCAGAGCGATCCAGAGGAGTCAGAGAGCTACACGGCCGACCTGACAGAGAGCCTGGGCCACAGCGGTCACAGTGGCCAGAGTGCTGGCGGCCAGGGAGGCAGCAGAGCGCCAGACTCCCCTGCCCGTGACTCCCTGTACACCAGCATCACCAACCTGCGAGACTCACCCTACCCTGACAGCAGTCCTGAGCCCCTGGAGGTGGTGCCCCGCTCAGCCCAGCCCCCTGAAGAGCTGTACTACAGCTCCGGGAGGCCTGCCCTGGGCTCTCGTGGGGCCCCCATGCAGACCTTCTACCAGGCCCCACCCCGGAGACCGAGTGGGGAGGGACACCAGGCTCAGGAGCCTGCCCACAATGAGGGGGACGGACAGATGCAGCTGGTCACCAGCCTGTGA
- the adgrl1a gene encoding adhesion G protein-coupled receptor L1 isoform X2 gives MALAVWILFTFAVAFSNITPSTQALSRSMMPFGLMRRELACEGYPIELRCPGSDVIMIETANYGRTDDKICDADPFQMENVQCYLPDAFKIMSQRCNNRTQCVVVAGSDVFPDPCPGTYKYLEIQYECVPYIFVCPGTLLRVQAASSLQEAEHQAGAWCKDPLQSGDRLYVMPWTPYRTDMLYEYASWEDFKKSRATTTYKLPNRVDGTGFVVYDGAVFYNKERTRNIVKYDLRTRIKSGEAIITNANYHDTSPYRWGGKSDIDLAVDENGLWVIYATESNNGRLVVSQVNPYTLRFEGTWETSFDKRVASNAFMACGVLYAVRSVYQDDDSEAGGDLVMYAYNTNHAREEPVNIPFPNPYQYISSVDYNPRDNQLYVWNNYNVLRYPLEFGPPDPTTGPLTTTQVATTLPARPFTSSASPSTARPLAPTSRPIGSINKHPDLRPITATVPVTRRPPQPPPEGPEPHVCEAKLVRGVQWPTTQRGETVDRPCPKGSLGIASFQCLADQVMWNPRGPDLSNCTSPWVNQVAQKIKSGENAANIAGELVNHTRGRIQAGDVSSSVRLIEQLLDILDAQLQALRPGNKESAARNYNKLQKRERTCRAYIQAVVQTVDNLLRPEALESWQDMNSTEQAHTATMLLDVLEKGAFLLANNMYGNRFSDRAPSIDLEVHVLNTEMDLQDLSFPQNYASDSTIQLSASTIKQYSRNGQVKVVFVLYKNLGSFLSTENATVKMEVEGSSHDKKRLAVNSHVIAASINKESSRVFLTEPVVYTLKHLENENYYTPNCSFWNYSERSMTGQWSSQGCRLLDANNTHTTCSCSHLTNFAVLMAHHEPDYQGRMHELILFVITWVGIVISLVCLAICISTFCFLRGLQTDRNTIHKNLCINLFIAELLFLIGIDKTEYQIACPIFAGLLHFFFLAAFSWMCLEGVQLYLMLVEVFESEYSRKKYYYLCGYCFPALVVGISAAIDYRSYGTKKACWLRVDNYFIWSFIGPVSFVIMLNLIFLIITLHKMVRNSSALKPDSSRLDNIKSWALGAIALLFLLGLTWAFGLLFINENTVIMAYLFTTFNAFQGMFIFIFHCALQKKVHKEYSKCLRHSYCCSRTSTTSSHGSLKNSGLRANNRYYSGSQARHAAAHRQSRIRRMWNDTVRKQTESSFMAGDINSTPTLNRATMGNHLLTNPVLQTRTGTSPYNTLLAESFTPPSPGVFNSTGTFRDPKSTLSKARDPCGMETLPLNGNFNNSYSLRSGPGGVGGGSCDFLGGGGGESPPPLFNPRGQEALAGGGVRRNLSDAAAFEKMIISELVHNNLRGGGGAGDVGDRACGSLARGRPHGGVGRGTVGVGPEPSIGMDEDEDYLREGRQRTPQDVELLYKALEEPLLLQRAQSVLYQSDPEESESYTADLTESLGHSGHSGQSAGGQGGSRAPDSPARDSLYTSITNLRDSPYPDSSPEPLEVVPRSAQPPEELYYSSGRPALGSRGAPMQTFYQAPPRRPSGEGHQAQEPAHNEGDGQMQLVTSL, from the exons TCTTTGTGTGTCCGGGGACACTGCTGCGGGTGCAGGCGGCCAGCTCTCTGCAGGAGGCAGAGCACCAGGCAGGGGCGTGGTGCAAGGACCCGCTGCAGTCTGGAGACCGTCTGTACGTCATGCCCTGGACCCCCTATCGCACCGACATGCTGTATGAGTATGCCTCCTGGGAAGACTTCAAAAAGAGCCGAGCCACCACCACCTACAA GTTGCCCAACAGAGTTGACGGCACAGGGTTTGTGGTGTATGATGGAGCAGTATTTTACAACAAGGAACGCACACGAAACATAGTCAAGTATGACCTACGAACGCGCATCAAGAGCGGCGAGGCCATTATCACAAATGCCAACTACCACGACACGTCGCCCTACCGCTGGGGAGGGAAGTCAGATATCGACCTAGCTGTGGATGAGAATGGCCTCTGGGTGATCTACGCCACAGAGTCCAACAACGGGAGACTGGTGGTCAGCCAG GTAAACCCTTACACCCTGCGCTTCGAAGGCACGTGGGAGACCAGCTTCGACAAAAGGGTGGCGTCCAACGCCTTCATGGCTTGCGGTGTGCTTTACGCAGTGCGGTCGGTGTATCAGGATGATGACAGTGAAGCAGGCGGCGATCTGGTGATGTATGCCTACAATACTAACCATGCCCGTGAGGAACCTGTCAACATCCCTTTCCCCAACCCATACCAGTATATTTCCTCCGTGGACTACAACCCTCGAGACAACCAGCTTTACGTCTGGAACAACTATAATGTGCTTCGTTACCCGCTGGAGTTTGGACCACCAGACCCCACCACAG GGCCTTTGACCACCACCCAAGTCGCCACCACTCTTCCAGCCAGGCCGTTCACCTCCAGTGCCAGCCCCTCCACTGCCCGCCCTCTGGCTCCCACGTCACGCCCAATTGGCTCCATCAACAAGCACCCTGATCttcgaccaatcacagccaCTGTGCCGGTCACCCGCCGGCCACCCCAACCTCCTCCTGAAGGCCCAGAACCCCATGTGTGTGAAGCGAAGCTGGTCCGTGGTGTCCAGTGGCCCaccacacagagaggagaaacagtCGACCGCCCATGTCCCAAAGGATCTCTAG GAATCGCTTCGTTCCAGTGCTTGGCGGACCAGGTCATGTGGAATCCGAGGGGGCCTGACCTGAGTAACTGCACCTCCCCGTGGGTCAACCAGGTGGCCCAGAAG ATAAAAAGCGGTGAGAATGCTGCCAACATAGCTGGAGAGCTGGTGAACCACACTCGGGGTCGGATCCAGGCTGGAGATGTCAGCTCGTCCGTGCGCCTCATTGAGCAGCTGCTGGACATACTGGATGCCCAGCTTCAGGCCCTGAGGCCTGGAAACAAGGAGTCGGCTGCACGGAACTACAACAAG CTCCAGAAGCGAGAGCGGACCTGTCGGGCCTACATCCAG GCGGTGGTGCAGACAGTAGACAACTTGCTGCGTCCCGAGGCTCTGGAGTCGTGGCAGGACATGAACAGCACGGAGCAGGCTCACACTGCCACCATGCTACTGGACGTCCTGGAAAAAGGAGCTTTCCTGCTGGCCAACAACATGTATGGGAATCGCTTTTCTGACCGAGCGCCCAGCATTG ACCTCGAGGTGCATGTTCTGAACACAGAGATGGATCTGCAGGACTTGTCCTTTCCACAGAACTACGCCAGTGACAGCACCATCCAGCTTTCGGCCTCAACTATCAAACAGTACAGTCGCAACG GACAAGTCAAGGTGGTGTTCGTTCTCTACAAAAACTTGGGATCCTTTCTGTCCACCGAGAATGCCACGGTGAAAATGGAAGTGGAGGGGTCAAGCCACGATAAGAAGAGACTGGCAGTCAACTCCCACGTAATCGCCGCCTCCATCAACAAAGAGTCCAGCAGAGTGTTTCTCACCGAGCCGGTGGTCTATACACTCAAACACCTAGAG AATGAGAACTATTACACTCCAAACTGCTCCTTCTGGAACTACTCTGAGCGCTCCATGACGGGGCAGTGGTCGTCGCAGGGCTGCAGGCTGCTCGAcgccaacaacacacacaccacctgctcctgcagccaCCTCACCAACTTCGCCGTGCTCATGGCTCACCACGAGCCCGAT TACCAGGGACGGATGCATGAACTGATCCTGTTTGTGATCACCTGGGTGGGGATTGTCATCTCCCTAGTGTGTCTCGCCATCTGCATCTCAACTTTCTGCTTCCTGCGGGGCCTGCAGACCGACCGCAACACCATCCACAAGAACCTCTGCATCAACCTCTTCATCGCCGAGCTGCTCTTCCTCATTGGCATCGACAAGACAGAATACCAA ATTGCATGTCCCATCTTTGCTGGCCTtctgcatttcttcttcttggctgCCTTCTCCTGGATGTGTCTGGAGGGTGTGCAACTCTACCTCATGCTGGTGGAGGTCTTTGAGAGCGAGTACTCCCGCAAAAAGTACTACTATCTGTGCGGCTACTGCTTCCCCGCACTGGTGGTGGGCATCTCCGCGGCCATAGACTACAGGAGCTATGGGACCAAGAAAGC ATGCTGGCTGCGAGTGGATAACTACTTCATCTGGAGCTTCATTGGACCCGTTTCCTTTGTTATCATG CTCAACCTCATTTTCCTCATAATCACTTTACACAAGATGGTTCGCAACTCCTCAGCACTCAAACCTGACTCCAGCCGCCTGGATAACATTAA GTCGTGGGCTCTGGGGGCCATTGCTCTGCTGTTCCTGCTGGGGCTGACATGGGCCTTTGGCCTGCTCTTTATCAATGAGAACACAGTGATCATGGCCTACCTCTTCACCACCTTCAACGCCTTCCAGGGCATGTTCATCTTTATCTTCCACTGTGCCCTGCAGAAGAAG gtCCATAAGGAGTACAGTAAGTGTCTGCGTCACTCCTACTGCTGCAGCCGCACCTCAACCACCAGCTCCCACGGCTCCCTGAAGAACTCGGGTCTGCGTGCCAACAACCGCTACTATAGCGGCAGCCAAGCTCGCCACGCAGCGGCCCACAGACAG AGTCGCATCCGCAGGATGTGGAACGACACGGTGCGGAAGCAGACAGAATCTTCTTTCATGGCAGGAGATATCAACAGCACCCCGACACTCAACCGCG caACGATGGGCAACCACCTTTTGACAAACCCAGTGTTACAGACTCGCACCGGTACCTCTCCTTACAACACTCTGCTGGCTGAGAGCTTCACCCCGCCCTCACCCGGTGTCTTCAACTCTACCG GAACCTTCCGTGATCCAA AGAGCACATTATCTAAGGCCCGCGACCCCTGTGGGATGGAAACCCTGCCCTTGAATGGTAACTTCAACAACAGCTACTCCCTGCGCAGCGGCCCAGGGGGCGTAGGCGGGGGCAGCTGTGACTTCCTAGGTGGTGGGGGTGGAGAGAGCCCCCCGCCCCTCTTCAATCCCCGTGGCCAGGAGGCCCTGGCTGGTGGAGGCGTCCGACGAAACCTCTCCGATGCCGCAGCCTTTGAGAAAATGATCATTTCGGAGCTCGTGCATAACAACctgagaggtggaggaggtgcaggTGATGTAGGGGACAGAGCGTGTGGCAGCCTGGCCAGGGGACGTCCTCACGGTGGAGTTGGTCGGGGGACAGTGGGGGTCGGGCCGGAGCCGTCCATTGGCATGGATGAAGACGAGGACTATCTGAGAGAGGGGCGGCAGCGCACTCCGCAGGATGTGGAGCTACTCTATAAAGCTCTGGAGGAGCCCCTGCTGTTGCAGCGTGCCCAGTCGGTCCTCTACCAGAGCGATCCAGAGGAGTCAGAGAGCTACACGGCCGACCTGACAGAGAGCCTGGGCCACAGCGGTCACAGTGGCCAGAGTGCTGGCGGCCAGGGAGGCAGCAGAGCGCCAGACTCCCCTGCCCGTGACTCCCTGTACACCAGCATCACCAACCTGCGAGACTCACCCTACCCTGACAGCAGTCCTGAGCCCCTGGAGGTGGTGCCCCGCTCAGCCCAGCCCCCTGAAGAGCTGTACTACAGCTCCGGGAGGCCTGCCCTGGGCTCTCGTGGGGCCCCCATGCAGACCTTCTACCAGGCCCCACCCCGGAGACCGAGTGGGGAGGGACACCAGGCTCAGGAGCCTGCCCACAATGAGGGGGACGGACAGATGCAGCTGGTCACCAGCCTGTGA